A region of the Stieleria neptunia genome:
CCGGGGACGCACCACGTCACGCTGCAGATCAACGGCAAGCCGTTCGGGACACAGTCGTTCGAACTGCTGCCTTGAGTGGCAGAGATTCAGTAACCGTTGGTGTGTAGCCTTCAGGCGATGCCCCGTCGCTGCGGAGCAGCGACCGAGGGCGGCTAAAGCCTGCACACCAGCGCACCTGCCTGTGCCGCTCGTTCCCGACACGTTGATTGCCCGGAACCCTCAGCGGGCTTTTGGGGTCTGCGGGTATGACAGTCGGAAGAGTTATCGACTAGAATGTAGATCCATCGGGAAACTTTGATGCGGCGAGGCTGTCTGCCATCCAGCTCGCCCACCTGAGTGTTCCGATCCCACCCCACTCGCGCTCTCGAGATTTTGACGATGACCCGCACATCGTTTTTGACCGTGCTGCTCATTTGCATGCACTCCTGGTTCACCGCTGTACGGTCGTCATCGGCCGAGACATCGCCGGCGGAGAAGCTGACCTACGAACAGCACATCCGGCCGATCTTTCGCGCCCATTGCTTCGATTGCCACGGGGCGACGTCGGATCTGGAAGGCGGCTTGGACCTGCGTCTGGTCCGGTTGATGAAAACAGGCGGCGACAGCGGCGCGGCGATCGCGCCCGGCGATCCCGACGACAGCCTGTTGCTGCAACGCGTGATCGACGGTGACATGCCTCCGGGGGATCACAACGTCCCCGACCATCAGACCGCGATCCTCAAGCAATGGATCGCGGACGGCGCGGCGACGGCGCGGGAAGAGCCCGATTCGATCGGTCCCGGTCTGGGGATCACCCCCGAAGAACGCGCGTATTGGGCGTTCCAGCCGATTGCGCCCCCCAAAGCCGCGCCGATGGCGGACCATCCCCGCGTGCGAAATCCGATCGATTCCATCGTGTTGCAAGACGGTGAGGGGCAACCGGTACCGCTGGAACCCGAAGCGGATCGCACGACATTGGTGATCCGTGTTTATTTTGATCTGATCGGATTGCCGCCATCGGCCGAGCAGGTGCAACGCTGGTGCAACGATCCGCGGGAAGATTGGTATGACCATCTGCTGACCGAAGTGCTCGATTCGCCACACTATGGCGAACGCTGGGCACGACATTGGTTGGACGTCGCCGGCTACGCGGACTCCGAAGGCTACACCGTGGCAGACCCGGAACGTGCCTGGGCCTGGAAGTATCGCGACTGGGTCATTCGTGCGTTCAATGACGACAAATCGTTCGATCAATTCATCATCGAACAACTCGCCGGTGACGAACTTGCCGGTCCCCGCAACGGCGACTTGACGGACAAACAAACCGAGCTATTGGCGGCAACCGGCTTTCTGCGGATGGCCGCCGACGGAACCGGCAACGGAGCCAACAACGACGAAGCACGCAATCAGGTGATGATCGACACGATCAAGATCGTGGGGACATCTCTGATGGGATTGAGCTTTCATTGTGCCCAATGCCATGACCATCGCTACGATCCGATTCTGCAAACCGATTACTACGCGCTGCGCGCCGTCTTTGAGCCATCGTTGGATTGGAAGGCCTGGAAAACGCCGAACGCGCGCCTGGTTTCGCTCTACACCGCCGCGGACCGCGAACGAGCCGCAGAGGTAGAAAGCGAAGCGAAGAAAATTGAGCAGGAGAGAAACGAACGTCAGGCCGAGTACATGAAGCAGGCGCTCGACAAGGAGCTGCTCAACTACGAGGAACCGTTGCGGACGTCGCTTCGCCAGGCGTACCAAACGCCGGCCAAGGAACGAAATGAAGAACAGAAAAAACTGTTGGCGGCCAACCCCAGCGTCAACATCACCCCGGGCAACCTGTACCAATACATTCCCGAGTCCAAACCCACACTGGCCGAGATCAGCAAACGGGTAGCGGAAGTGCGCGCTAAAAAACCGACCGAAGAGTTTTTGCGGGCGTTGATTGAACCGGCGGGCCACGTCCCCGAAACGAAGCTGTTTCACCGCGGTGATCCCGGCCAACCCAAGCAAACCGTCGCGCCGGCGGCGCCGGAGGTTGCTTCACCCGAAGGCCGGCAGGTCGAGTTTCCGATCAACGACCCCGAGATCGCGTCAACGGGACGTCGACTTGCCTTTGCACATTGGTTGACCGATCGCGACAATCCGTTGCTTTCACGGGTGATCGTCAATCGCGTTTGGATGCATCACTTCGGCAAGGGGCTGGTCGCCACGCCCGGCGAGTTCGGCAAGCTCGGCTCGATGCCGTCGGATCCCCGGCTGCTGGATTGGTTGGCGGCCGAATTCGTCGACCAGGGGTGGAGTCTCAAACGGCTGCATCGCCTGATCCTGTCTTCGGCGGTTTGGCGCCAGAGCGTCGTGCCCAGTTCGGCGAACCCCTACGCGCGCACCCTGCGGAGATTGGAAGCCGAAACGATTCGCGACCGGATGCTGGCGGCGTCGGGATTGCTCGATCGCCAATTGTTCGGAGCGCCGGTCAAAATCAAAGAAGATGAATCGGGCCAAGTCGTCGTCGATGGGCCGCAACCCAGACGCAGCTTGTATATCCAGGCGCGCCGCAGTCGCCCCGTCGCGCTGTTGCAAACCTTTGACGCCCCGGTCATGGAAACCAACTGTGAAAACCGTGTCAGTTCGACGGTGGCGACCCAATCGTTGATGTTGCTCAACGGGCAATTCATCCTCGATCAATCGGCCAAACTGGCTGACCGTGCGGCAACAGAAGCAGTCTCGTTGCCCGAGCAGCGATTGGCGTCGCTTCCCGAAGTGCCAACTCCGCGGCAAACACAGTGGCAGTATGGTTATGGCGACTTGAATGAAGACACCGGACGCACTCAATTCACGCCGTTCCCGCACTGGACGGGAACGCATTGGAGTGGTGGTGAAACGCTGCCCGACGCCCAGCTCGGTTGGGCGCATCTGACTGCCGGCGGCGGACACCCCCATGATGCCAATCGATCCGTCGTTCGTCGCTGGGTGACGCCGCGAGACGGTGTGATTGCGATCAGCGGACCATTGCAGCATTCCTCGGAAAACGGTGATGGTGTCAGGGGTCGAATCGTGCTGAGCCGATCCGGGCTGGTCGGCGAGTGGGTCGCCCAGCACTCCACGGCCCAGACGGCGGTGGAAGGAATGGAAGTGCAAGCCGGCGATACGATCGACTTCATCACCGACTGCCGAAGCAATCACACTTCGGATTCGTTCGCCTGGCCGGTGACGATCACGTTGACGGTACCAGGCGAATCGGACGAAACGTTTGCGTCGCAAAACCAATTCGCTGGCCCCGCAGAGTCCACCGATGGGGTGCCCGGCCAGATCGTTCGCGCCTGGGAACTGGCCTACAGCCGCCAGCCCCGCGCGAACGAACTGACGATGGCCGTCGAATTCATCGCCGATCAAATTCGGATGATGGACCAGAGTCCCAGCGCGATTCCGCCGGGCAGGACAAGTGTCTCTCAGGCGATGACCAATTTGTGTCAGTCGCTCCTCAGTTCCAATGAGTTCTTGTATGTGGAATGAAACGGTCTCCCGTCGCTGTTTTCTCAACCGCCAAGCCTTGGGGATCGGCTCGGTCGCGCTGGCCTGGTTGCTGCAACAAGAGAAACTGCAGGCAAAACCGAAAAACGTCCCCATGCAACCGCCGACGTTTGACTTGGAACTCAAACCGACCCATCATCCGCCCAAGGCCAAAGCGATGATTTCGCTGTTCCAGCACGGCGGGCCGTCGCACATGGACCTGACCGACCCCAAGCCGGAACTGACGAAATACGACGGCACTGAATACAACGGCGAAGTCGGTTACAGTTTCGTCAACGAAGCCAGCAAGAAGCTGATGGGGACGCGGTGGAAGTTCGCCAAGCATGGCCAATGCGGCACGGAACTTTCCGAATTGCTGCCCGAAACGGCGGAAATCGTCGACGACATCTGTCTGATCCGCAGTATGCACACCGGCGCCAACGGGCACGAAGTGTCGATCCGCTACTTTCACGGTGGAATCCCAGGTGTCACCGGTCGAGCCCACCTGGCGTCGTGGTTGTTGTACGGCTTGGGCAGCGAGACGCAAGAGTTGCCCGCCTACATGGTGTTGACCGACCCGGGCGGGCATCCCGTGGACGGCACCAATAATTGGTCCAGCGGATTCATGCCGGCACTTTATCAAGGCACCGTGTTGCGTCCCAAAGAGCCACGCATCTTAAATCTGGATTCGCCGCCGCACCTGCAAGGCATGCCGCAACGCCAGAACCTTGATTTTCTGCAACGGCTGAATCGAAACCATGCCCAGCGGTTTCCCGGCGCCAGTGATTTAGAGGCCCGCATCGCCAGCTACGAACTGGCCGCACGGATGCAAACGGCAGCCCGCGAAGCCCTCGACATTTCCAAGGAAACCAAGGCGACACACGAACTGTACGGCATCAACGACGACGCGACACGCGAGTACGGAACGCGCTGTCTGATCGCCCGTCGGCTGGTCGAGCGGGGCGTGCGTTTTGTGCAATTGTTTCTTAACGGCCAACCCTGGGACAATCACAGCCACCTCGGTACCGCGTTGCCATCGATCTGCCGCAAGACGGACAAACCCTCCGCCGCCTTGGTCAAGGACCTGAAACAACGCGGCATGTTGGACGAAGTGCTGGTTCATTGGGGCGGTGAAATCGGACGCCTGCCGGTGACGCAAAACCAGGGAGCCCCCGAAAAGGATGGACGCGACCACAACGGCCAGGGATTCAGCATGTGGCTTGCCGGCGGAGGCATCAAACCGGGGATGACGTTTGGAGCGACCGATGAATTCGGCCATCGCGCGGTCGAGAACAAGGTGACGCCGAACGACTACCAGGCCACGCTGTTGCACCAATTCGGTTTGGACTGGAACGAGTTAGTCTTCCACCACAACGGACGCCAGGAACTGCTGACCGCCGGCCGCCCGGCACGCGTCGTCGATGAGATCCTGTCGTAAGACGTGTCCGACACGAACGATACGGGCATAGACGTTGGTGTTTTAGCCTTCAGGCGATTCCCGGTCGCTGCATTTGCCCAAAGGGCATTCACAACATAGCCTGGGGTCAGGGAACGAGCGCAGCGGAGTGACCGCCACCCCAGGGAAAGAAAGCCAAACCCGCTCTCTCCCCCTTTCGATCGGCCGGCGGCACCGCCGCCGGCCGATCGAAAGGGGGAGGGTTTTCGGTGGATCGTGGACCTGGGGTTACGCCCGGATTCGCTGGGGCTCATCCGGTCTCACCCCAGGCTATGTTGTTGATCGCCTTTGGCGAACCGAGCCGAGTGATTCTTGATCCACCACGGAACAAGAACAACCAATGTCTTATCCGGCACAACGGATGAAATAGCGGGGATTTTCGCAGCCCAGGCTCTGCCTCCCTGGTCCGCCGGCGGAGCCGGCCTGAATTGCGTTCCCAAGCGGACCCCTACGCCGTGAACGACTTTTTAGCGGTAGGGCGCGAGCCCTCCGGTGTGTTGGCAAAGAAGCGGAACCGGAGGGCTTGCGCCCTGCCGCTAAAACCTCGTCAAGCACAGGAAATAAATCGTTCACGGCGTAGGGCGGAGCCTGGGAACAAGTCGCGGCGTGACCTTTATCGCTCGACGGACCCCTAGTGCCCCACCGGTGTGAAGTGGATGGCTTTCAGGCTCGCGGATTCGACGTTTCCGTCCAGACACGCGACGGACACTTGGTAGCGACCGGCGTGGGGGAAATTGAGCCAGCCGATCGGGAACGATTGGTAGTTGTGCGATGCGTTTTGCTGGTTCTGAATCTGCTCGCCACCTTCGACGTTCACACTCCAGACCAACCGGCCTTCCCCGGCGTACGTCAGGTCCACGATGTAGTCGCCGGGTTGCAGGACATCGACTTCCCAGGTCGCTTTTCCGCCGGAGCTGAAACCGTGCGCATGGACGATGCCTTTCCACTCGCCGAATTTTTCCATCCATCGCTTTCCCGATTTTTTAATGCCGGTCACTTCGGCAAACTCGGCCAAAATCTCCGTTTCGGTGTTCGGATCGAGCGACCAAACCGGATCGACTTCGGGTTCGGATTCCAGCTTCAATTCAATCACCGAAACCAATTTCTCGGGTGCTCTCGGTGGCAATTCCAGGAACCGCCAATCGCCTTGTCGGCCGTGCGTGATCGAACGCTTTTCTTTACCGACCAACAATTCCGCCGACTCGATCCCGGTTTTCAGGTTCGGCAGATAAAGTTTGCCGGACGTCGGCCACTGGAAAACACATAGAAACAAGGTGTTGCCCCTGCGAGTCACGTCACCCCATGGCAGGGCGTGCTGCCAGGGTGAGGCTTCGGTGCCATAGACGACTTGCGGGTATCGGCGAATCCACTCGCCGGATAGCTCGAGTGTCCTGACAGCCCGCTCGGGGACGGTGCCGTCGCCGCGCGGGCCGATGTTCAGCATGTACGTCCCGCCGCGGCCGACGCATGCGATCAAACGCTTCAAGATCTCTTCCGGCGTCTTCCAATACTCGTCGTACCAGGCATAGGCCCAGGAATCATTGGTCGTGTCGACACTTTCCCAAAGTCCTTCGATGTTCTCGCGGGGGACTTCCATGTCGCCGAGCGTTTGGTAGTCACCCAGCCCGTGCCCGGCGCGACCGGAAACCATCGCGCGCGGTTGATTCTTGTGAACGACCTCGACGAGTTGCTCGACATAATGTTTGGGCATTTTGCCGGGGGTGTCGAACCAGACGATTTCGATGGGGCCATATTCCGTCGTGATCTCTTTGACCTGCGGCAAGCATTTCTTGGTGAAGTAGTCGTCGAAGGTTGCCGGGTTTCCGTCCTTGTCTGTCTTCGGTCCGCCACCGCCGCCGGGAAACGTCCAGTCTTGATTGTGCGAGTAATAAAAACCGAAACCGAGGCCCGCTTCACTGCACGCGGCAGCGAGTTCTTTCATCGGATCCTTGCTGAACGGTGTCGCGTCGACGATGTTGAAGTCATTGGCTTTGGAGTGATACATCGCGAAGCCGTCGTGGTGTTTGGCCGTGATCACGATGTATTTCATGCCGGCGGCCTTGGCGATTCTGGCAATTTCAGCGGCATCAAATTTGACCGGATTGAACGTCCCCGCGAGCTGTTTGTATTTCGGAACAGGGATTCCCGCCATGCGTGGGTTCATGATCCATTCGCCGATGCCATAGTAGGTCTTGCCATCGACTTTGTTCCCCAGTTGGGAGTACAGCCCCCAGTGGATGAACATGGCGTAGTTGCCTTCGTCAAACAATTGGCCGCGTTCGGCGTTTTCGGCGCGCAGCTTGACGACGCGGTCCCCCCAAAGCTTGTCCATTGATTCCTGGGCACGCGAGGCCGTCGGCATCAAGGCAAGTGTGGTGAACAGAATGACTAACAGTCTTCGATGTCGATTCACGGTGGTGTCCTCAGTTAACGAACAATTTAGGGTTTGGGGTCGGATCAATCGCCATGGAGCAGGCGTTCGATGGTCTCGAACACGATGTCTTGTCGAATCGGTTTTGCGATGTAGGCATCCATGCCGGCGTCCAGGCAGCGTTGCTCGTCGGTTGCCATGGCATGCGCGGTCATCGCGATGATCGGCAGATGGGTGTCGGTGCCACGTTCTCGCTCGCGTATCAGCCGTGTCGCTTCAAGTCCGTCCATCTCTGGCATCTCGACGTCCATCAGAATCAGGTCAAACGTCTCGTTTGCCGACAGTTCGACGGCCTGACGGCCGTCCAAGGCCACCGCAACATCGTGTCCTAAATCCGAAAGCATCATGGTCGCAACCATCTGATTGGTCACACCGTCTTCGGCAAGCAGGATTCGCAGTGGACGCCGCGGCCGGGCGGCTTGTGCCGATGTCGCCGACGCGTCCTCGCCGGACTGGCCGCTTCCTGCCGAATCGATCACGGGAAAGGTCAGCGCGAACGAAAACATGCTTCCTCGTCCCACCTGACTCTGGACGTCGATCTGCCCGCCCATCAGTCGGACCAGGCGTGCGGTGATCGCCAGGCCGAGTCCCGTGCCGCCGAATCGCCGTGTCGTCGATTTGTCCGCCTGCTCGAATTCCTCAAAGATGACGTTCAGCTTGTCCGCCGGGATACCAATACCCGAATCGCTGACGGCGAATCGAATGCAGACTTCGGTGTCGTCACGGGGCGCCTCGTCACTGGGCACAGGCGCAACGCTCAAGGTCACCTGTCCCTGCGAGGTGAACTTGAGTGCGTTGCCAATCAGATTGACGAGAATTTGCCGCAGTCGGACAAAATCGGCGAGAATAAGTTTGGGAAGATCGGGGGCAACCTCGCAATCGAGTTGAATCGATTTTTCGTCGGCCCGCACCGAAAGCATTCGGATCGTCCCGCGTGCGCACTCGGCCACGTCACCCGGGACGGGATCCAGCTCAACGCGTCCCGATTCAATTCGCGAGAAATCCAGGATATCGTTGAGCAAATTCAACAGACTTTCACCGGATTCCAGAATGGTCTTGGCTTGTTGGGTTCGCAGATCGTCCAGTCCTGCGCGAACCAGCAACTCGGCCATTCCGATGATGGCGTTCATCGGCGTGCGAATCTCGTGGCTCAAATTGGCGACGAATTCACTCTTGGCGCGGTTGGCAGCCTCCGCGGCCTGCTTGGCTCGCTCCAGCGACTCGGCCGTGGATTTGAGTTCCGAGATATCGCGTGAGATCCCAAACGTGCCGACGATCTGACCGTCTTCATCTCGCAGCGGCAACTTGGTCGTCGCGACCCAGGTCTCGCTGCCGTCCGGCCAAATCGCGTGTTCTTCGCGTCCAAGGATGTTCTGCCCGGTTCGAATCAGTTTCAGTTCATCCTCCCGCGCCGCCGCGGCATATTCTTGGGGAAAGTACTCGCTGTCGTGCGTTCCGATCGCATCTGAGGGCGTCGCCAAACCCAACCGATCCGCGTGGGCGCGGCTGACGCGTAGAAACCGGCTCTCGGTATCTTTGAAATAAATGAAGTCGGGAAGGTTGTTCAGGATCGTGTGAAGCAGGAATCTCTCCTGCACCAACTGGGCTTCGGCCATTTGGTGCTCGGTCACGTCCCAAAAAACGACCTCGATTCCAACGACTTTGCCCTGGGGATTGCGAATCGGCGATTTGCGAACCTTGACGAGCCGGCTGTCCGTACCGGCGTCGTTGTCTTCGATCTCAGTCGTGGCCTGATCAGACTGCAGCACCCGTCGGTCGTCGTCGCGATACTTTTCGGCCAGTTCGTGGGGGAACAAATCAAAGTCGGTTTTGCCCACCAGTTCGTCGGCAGGCAATCCCAATCGGTTTGCCAATCGTTTGTTGACGTAAGTGAACTTTCCTTGCAGGTCCTTCAAGACCACATAGAACGGCAGGCCGTCGATGAACGAAACACGCAACCAGTCTGGAATCCCGGGCGGCAATTCGTCATCGGACTGTTCAGTCATAGCTTCAACGCTTGTTGGCGGTAGTGTTCGTCGATGCGATTGGCAATCCGATTCACTTCACCTTCATCCATAAACACCGGACCGCCGAGGGCTGCGGCACCGGCAAAAATTTCGGCCGCCTTGTCAGCCATCAGCATCGCGGCTTTGACGGCGCCGGGCGTTTTACCGATCGTGATCAGACCGTGGTTCTGCAACAGGATCACGCGCGGAGGGACACCGAATTCATCCAGGAACGCTTGCGTTTTTTGACGAATCACTTGCGACAATTTCAGCCCGGGGTCGACGTACGGGATGGAGACGGATTGCGCCCCGCAACAAACGACTTCGTCGGGAAACAAACGCTGCGTCGCGAATCGGTCCGCCAGCGGCGAGCAGAGGATTCGGTTGACCGCGATGCTGTGCGTGTGGCCGACGAATTCGATTCCCGGCAGCGACAACAGGTAGGCATGAAAGAGTGTTTCGACGGAGGGCTTCTTGGCGGTCGAATCCACGCGACAACCGAGCAGGCGATCCTCGATTTCCTGGTCGCTGATCGCGTCTTCCTCCAACATCGGCAACAACGCATCAAACCGGCAGGCGACCGCATCGTCGCTGCCGAGTGTTCCAAGACAACTGCCACTGGCTTTGACAAAAAACGTTTCCGCGTCGATCTTCGCCGACGTGTTGCCTTCGCCCAGGATCGCAAGCTGCCGACTTTCCTCACCCAAAAAGTGAGACAGTTCAAGCATGGATTCGAGAATTTGTGGTTGATTCATCACGTCGATTGCTCAGCGATCGAATGGGGAAAAGTGATTGTAATGCCGCTCGCCGGGGCGTGTGGGGCCGCTGTCTGGTGACGCCAGCGACGCCCCATGGTGACGTTCTGATTCAGGCCATGATTTAGCCCGCGTAGCAGCGTGTCTACTTTCGACCGTAGAGGGGCCCAAAGTTTTCGCAGGCTCGGAAGTCTGCGCCTTCCAGATCGTCGGTCCCGAATGCGTTCCATGCACTCGGCCGGAAAACACGCGCCCGATCGACGTTGTGCATGTAAACCGGAATGCGAAGGATCGACGCCAAGGTCATGAACAGATGTCCGACATGGCCGGCTGTCATCACGCAGTGATTGGCGCCCCAGTGATTCATCACTTCATAGGTCGATGTGAACGCGCCGCGGCCGGTCAGCATCGGTGCGAACCAAGTGGTCGGCCAGGTCGGGTTGGTGCGCTGGTCCAAGGTATCGTGGACGTCGTCGGGCAATTCTACCGTGTGTCCCTCGGCGATCTGCAGCGCCGGCCCGAGCCCATCGACCAGATTGATTCGGGTCATCGTCGCCGGCATGCCGCCGCGTGTCTTGAAACGCGAACTCATGCCGCCGCCGGGAAAATACTCGGTGATCGACGGATGCCATGTCGTCGCCTTCAGGCACCGTTCGACTTCGTCGTCGGTGATCTCCCAGAACGGCTTCATCGTCGGCGTGCCATCGGCGGCGGATTGTTGACCGGTCCCGTCCAGCGTCGCTGGGCCTGAGTTGATCAGGTGCAGCAGACCGTCGCTGGCCATGCCATCCAACCGATAACCGTCGCAGACCGACGCCACCGCGTCCGGACTCCAATACGTCCGCAGGTCGGCAAACACCTGTGCCGTGTTGGTCAGCAGATGACCGAACAGCATGGTCGCCGCATTCATGGCATCGTTTTCGGTGGCGACGATGTACGGCGCACGCTTTCCATTCCAGTCGAACGAGGTGTTGAGGATGGCTTCCATGAAGTCCCCGTTGGGGAAATGATCCGTCCATTGACGTTGGCCTTGGAAACCGGATGCGATCGCGCCGTGGCCATGAGCCTGCTCGTTCAGTCCCATTTCAGCCAATTTCGGATTGCCGACCATCAAGTCGCGGGCGATCAACGCCATCTTCACACAATCCGACCACTCGCCGTCGAGTTGTTCGCGGGAACGCTTGGTGGCATCGCTGTTGTAATCGTCGCCTTCGGGGCAGTTCTCTTTGACCCAGTCGAGCGCCGCCTCGTACTCGGCTTGATCGAATTGGCCCTTGTTCATCCGGCCGATGAACTCGCTCATGTCGATGTCTTCGACACGCATGCCGAGCCATTTTTCCCAGAACGAGTAGTCGACCATCGATCCGGCAATGCCCATCGATGTCCCGCCCATCGACAGGTAGGACTTGCCCCGCATCAACGCTGCCGCCAAACCGCAGCGGGCGAAGTCCAGGATCTTCGTTTGCACATCAGCCGGCATTGCCGCGTCACCCGCGTTCTGGACGTCGCGTCCATAGATGCCGAATGCGGGAAAGCCTTTTTGCGAATGCCCGGCCAGGACGGCTGCCAGATAAACGGCTCCGGGACGTTCGGTTCCGTTGAATCCGAACACCGCTTTGGGGCGTAGCGGGTCCATGTCCATGGTTTCCGATCCGTAACACCAGCACGGGGTGACGGTCAACGACAGCCCCACGTTCTCGCGACGAAACAGGTCTTCGCAGCGGCTGGCTTCGGCGACGCCGCCGATGCACGTCTCGGCAATCACGCACTCGGCCGGTTCGCCGTTGGGATAGTAAACATTGCTGCTGATCAACTCGGCCACTCGCTTGGCCAGATTCATCGTCTGGTCTTCGAGCGATTCACGGACGCCACCGAGTCGTCCGTCGATCGTGGGTCGGATGCCGATCTTGGGGAGGTTGCCGTTCCAAACGCTGGGAGATGAGAGAGGAGTATTCATGATGGAGGTTTTTGGACGATTCCCTTTTGCCGGAGAACTGGTGGACCGCGAATCCGAAGGCGGCGATGGTAGTGGTGAAGCGAGCCGTTGGCGATCCGAATGATACAGCAACGGCCGCCAAAGCTCGACCGGTGATGGTCCTCTCTGGGCGATCAATCGACGGCTGATTCGCCCTCGCGTTTGAGCGTCAATTGCCTCAGGTTCATGGGTTGCCAAGACCCGGGGGTGGGGATGACGCGGACACTCTTCCGCCCGGGCTCCCTGACCCGGATCGAGCCCAGATCTCGCTTGGCGTAGCGACCATAGCTGCCCGTGGAGGGGACGGACGCGGAGAGCTGCGAATCGTTGACCGACACCCGGAATTCGGTTTCTGATTCTTGAACAGACATCACAGCGGAAACCCGATAGACGCCGGGTTCGCGGATCTCGATCTCCCATTCGACCCAGGCCTGGTCGTCCAGCCAGTACCCGACGTGCGGGATTCCGTCATGTTCGCGAAGACCGGCGTCCCGACTGCCTTCGTTATTGTGAATGAAGGCTTGGTCGGCAAAAAGTTCGAGCACGCCGTCTTGTCCAGGCGTGGGCAACAGCGATCGGACTTCCGGCGTTCCGCTGACGACCAGTTTGATCACGCTGTCGTCGGCGTCCGGCGGATCCGCGGGCAAGCTGACCAGGACGCCGTCCTCGACAGACCGGGTGGAAAGCACCTGACCGCCATCGAAAAGACGGGCCGATCGGACCTCGTTTTCCAGCCCACGCACGACCAGCTTGCCGTCTTGTGGCCAGTCGAACACGTGCAGGTAAAGCGCCGTCCCGTCCGCGGTGGCTTTGGCCGTGCAGCGTCCCCAATCCGGCTTGCCGATCGGGCCGGCCGTGGTGCCGTAAATCGATTCTCCGTTGGTTTGCATCCACTGTCCGATTCGCTGCAGTCGTTCGACCGCCTGGGGCAACAGCGTGCCCTTTCCCGTCGGGCTCACGTTGAGCAGATAGTTTCCGCCCTTGCTGGCGATGTCGGCAAGGTTGCGAATCAACGTGCGGGTGGATTTGAAATTCGTGTCGGATTTCTTGTAGCCCCAGCTGCCGCTGATCGGCATGCAGACCTCCCAGTCTTTGCCCTGCGGTGCTTGCCGGGGAATGTTGCGTTCAAACGTCTTGTAGTCGCCGGGAAAGTCCTCGCCCAATCGATCGTTGGTCAGGACGTCGGGTTGCAGTTTGGTCAGCGAATGCAAGCTGTTGAACGCCTCTTCGCTCATCGCCCGAGGCGTGTCCCACCAAAAGATACCGATGGGCCCGTATTCGGTCAGCAACTGCCGCACTTCCGGAACCGCCTTCTCACTGACGTATTGGTCACTGCTGACGCGTTTGATGGTTTTATCCCAGCCGTTGCCGAATCCGCCCGGATGATGCCAGTCTTGA
Encoded here:
- a CDS encoding alpha-L-fucosidase, giving the protein MNRHRRLLVILFTTLALMPTASRAQESMDKLWGDRVVKLRAENAERGQLFDEGNYAMFIHWGLYSQLGNKVDGKTYYGIGEWIMNPRMAGIPVPKYKQLAGTFNPVKFDAAEIARIAKAAGMKYIVITAKHHDGFAMYHSKANDFNIVDATPFSKDPMKELAAACSEAGLGFGFYYSHNQDWTFPGGGGGPKTDKDGNPATFDDYFTKKCLPQVKEITTEYGPIEIVWFDTPGKMPKHYVEQLVEVVHKNQPRAMVSGRAGHGLGDYQTLGDMEVPRENIEGLWESVDTTNDSWAYAWYDEYWKTPEEILKRLIACVGRGGTYMLNIGPRGDGTVPERAVRTLELSGEWIRRYPQVVYGTEASPWQHALPWGDVTRRGNTLFLCVFQWPTSGKLYLPNLKTGIESAELLVGKEKRSITHGRQGDWRFLELPPRAPEKLVSVIELKLESEPEVDPVWSLDPNTETEILAEFAEVTGIKKSGKRWMEKFGEWKGIVHAHGFSSGGKATWEVDVLQPGDYIVDLTYAGEGRLVWSVNVEGGEQIQNQQNASHNYQSFPIGWLNFPHAGRYQVSVACLDGNVESASLKAIHFTPVGH
- a CDS encoding DUF1501 domain-containing protein, which translates into the protein MWNETVSRRCFLNRQALGIGSVALAWLLQQEKLQAKPKNVPMQPPTFDLELKPTHHPPKAKAMISLFQHGGPSHMDLTDPKPELTKYDGTEYNGEVGYSFVNEASKKLMGTRWKFAKHGQCGTELSELLPETAEIVDDICLIRSMHTGANGHEVSIRYFHGGIPGVTGRAHLASWLLYGLGSETQELPAYMVLTDPGGHPVDGTNNWSSGFMPALYQGTVLRPKEPRILNLDSPPHLQGMPQRQNLDFLQRLNRNHAQRFPGASDLEARIASYELAARMQTAAREALDISKETKATHELYGINDDATREYGTRCLIARRLVERGVRFVQLFLNGQPWDNHSHLGTALPSICRKTDKPSAALVKDLKQRGMLDEVLVHWGGEIGRLPVTQNQGAPEKDGRDHNGQGFSMWLAGGGIKPGMTFGATDEFGHRAVENKVTPNDYQATLLHQFGLDWNELVFHHNGRQELLTAGRPARVVDEILS
- a CDS encoding DUF1549 domain-containing protein; its protein translation is MTRTSFLTVLLICMHSWFTAVRSSSAETSPAEKLTYEQHIRPIFRAHCFDCHGATSDLEGGLDLRLVRLMKTGGDSGAAIAPGDPDDSLLLQRVIDGDMPPGDHNVPDHQTAILKQWIADGAATAREEPDSIGPGLGITPEERAYWAFQPIAPPKAAPMADHPRVRNPIDSIVLQDGEGQPVPLEPEADRTTLVIRVYFDLIGLPPSAEQVQRWCNDPREDWYDHLLTEVLDSPHYGERWARHWLDVAGYADSEGYTVADPERAWAWKYRDWVIRAFNDDKSFDQFIIEQLAGDELAGPRNGDLTDKQTELLAATGFLRMAADGTGNGANNDEARNQVMIDTIKIVGTSLMGLSFHCAQCHDHRYDPILQTDYYALRAVFEPSLDWKAWKTPNARLVSLYTAADRERAAEVESEAKKIEQERNERQAEYMKQALDKELLNYEEPLRTSLRQAYQTPAKERNEEQKKLLAANPSVNITPGNLYQYIPESKPTLAEISKRVAEVRAKKPTEEFLRALIEPAGHVPETKLFHRGDPGQPKQTVAPAAPEVASPEGRQVEFPINDPEIASTGRRLAFAHWLTDRDNPLLSRVIVNRVWMHHFGKGLVATPGEFGKLGSMPSDPRLLDWLAAEFVDQGWSLKRLHRLILSSAVWRQSVVPSSANPYARTLRRLEAETIRDRMLAASGLLDRQLFGAPVKIKEDESGQVVVDGPQPRRSLYIQARRSRPVALLQTFDAPVMETNCENRVSSTVATQSLMLLNGQFILDQSAKLADRAATEAVSLPEQRLASLPEVPTPRQTQWQYGYGDLNEDTGRTQFTPFPHWTGTHWSGGETLPDAQLGWAHLTAGGGHPHDANRSVVRRWVTPRDGVIAISGPLQHSSENGDGVRGRIVLSRSGLVGEWVAQHSTAQTAVEGMEVQAGDTIDFITDCRSNHTSDSFAWPVTITLTVPGESDETFASQNQFAGPAESTDGVPGQIVRAWELAYSRQPRANELTMAVEFIADQIRMMDQSPSAIPPGRTSVSQAMTNLCQSLLSSNEFLYVE